Genomic window (Streptosporangium brasiliense):
TCACCGACGCGGAAGGGCGAGAGAGCGGACGGGCAGAGCTCGTCGAACATGTCCGGATCAAGCGGTTGTCTCACGATCTCACGGTAACCGGTATCCCGGCGGTAACCACGTGCCCGGCTACCGTCCGGGGCAGCGGTCGGCGACCAGGCCCGGCCCCGGGACGTGAGGCGGACTGATGAGCGAGATCATTGTTTTCGGCGCGGGCGGCAGGGCCGGGCGGGCGGCCGTCGCGGAGGCTCTGCGCCGTGGGCACCGGGTCACCGCGGTCGTGCGCGACCCGGCCGGGCACGGCGACCTGGTCGCGGACGGCGTGCGCGTCGTCGCCGGCGACGTCACCGACGCGGACGGCGTCGCCCGGCTCGCCGAGGGGCACGGCGCCGCGATCAACGCCGCCGCCGACCTGGGCTCGCAGCCCGACGTCTTCTTCCCCGCCGCCTCCCGCGCGCTGCTCGACGGGCTGGCGCGGGCCGGGGTGGACCGGCTGGTGGCGGTCGGTCTGGCGTCGGGGTTGAAGTCCGAGTCCGGAGCGCTCCTGATGGACACACCCGGCTATCCGCAGGAGTACCGCGGCTTCTATCTGGGGCACGCGGCCGGGACTGAAGTGCTGTGCACCGCGACCACCGCGCTCGACTGGGTGGTCCTCAGCCCGGCGGGCGACTTCGACCACGGCGGTGCCCGCACCGGCCGCTACCGGCAGGCCGCGGGCGACGCGGCCAGCCGGATCTCCTACGCCGACTTCGCGATCGCACTGCTCGACGAGATCGACACCCCGCGGCACCACCGCACGCACCTCGGTGTCGAGGAGGGCTGAGGGGCGGGCCCCGAGGAGGGCCGAGCGAGGAGGAGCGAGGAGGAGGCGGGCCGGCGGAGGAGGAGGCGGAGGATCCGGCGGCCCCCGCTCACCTGACCGGACGAGGAGCTCCCTCCCGAGAGCGAGCCGGAAGATCGCCTGCGCCGGCGATCCGGTAGCCGGGCACGATCGACAGGATCGGTGACATCCCACAGAGCACCCCATCACCTGGAGATGTCCGATGAAGCGCACCCGGATCGCCGCCGCCGCTCTCGCCCTCGCCGCCCTGGTCCCGGCCGTGGGGACCCCGGCGCTCGCCGCCGCCGTGGCGACGCCCGCCACCGCCGTGCGGACCGAGGTGCCGCCGATCGACAGCGCGGCGCTGGAGCGGAGCATCGCCGGGCTGCCCGCCCCCGACGCCACCGCGGCGGAGGTCAGGGTGGGCGGCTCGAAGGGCTCGTGGCACGGGGTCACGGGGGTGACCGATCTGCGCACCGAGCGGCCGGCGAAGGAGGGGGCCCGGTTCCGGACGGGCAGCGTGACCAAGATCCTCACCGTCGCGGTCGTGCTCCAGCTCGTCGCCGAGGGCGAGCTCTCGCTCGACGGCACGGTCCAGGAGTATCTACCGGGCCTGCTGCCCGCCGACTACCCGGCCGTCAAGGTCGGCCAGCTCCTCAACCACACCAGCGGGCTGCCCGCGCCCAAGTCCGGCGACGGCTTCGAATGGGTCTACGCCACCAGGTTCAAGAAGTGGACGCCGGAGGAGTATGTCGGCAAGGCCGTGGAGAACCCGATCGAGTTCACCCCGGGCACCCGGCAGCACTACCTCAACACCAACACGTTCGTGGCGGGCATGCTGATCGAGAAGGTCACGGGCCGCTCCTACGAGCACGAGGTGACCACCCGGATCCTCCGGCCCGTCGGCATGCGCGACAGCTACCTGCCCGGCGACTCCATCCGGATCCGCGGACGGCACAACCACGGCTACCAGGTCGTCCCCGAAGGGTTCCAGGACGCGATCGAGTACGGCCAGGCCCACGTCGTGGACATGACCGAGACCAGCGTCACCTCGACCTGGGCCTCCGGCGACCTGATCTCCACCACGGCCGACCTGGAGAGGTTCGTCAAGGCCCTGTTCAGGGGCAAGGTGGTGCCGGCCGCGCAGCTGAAGCACATGTTCACGGTGCCGAAGGTCACGATGTACGGCGGCGACCAGCCCGCCGTCCACACCTCGGGCCTGACCAGGTTGGAGCTGCCCGGCGGCATCGTGGCCTTCGGCAAGACCGGCGCCAGGTACGGCAGCGCGTCCGGCGTCGGCGCCACCCGCGACCTGAGCCGCACGGTCGTCTACTCGATCAACTCCACCGACGCCAAGGCCGCCGGGCAGAACCAGCGCGGCCTCGGCATCGCGCTCGCGGCCTTCGTCGGGTAGGGCCGGCACTCGCGGGACCGCGCACCCCGTCCGGCCGCCCGCCCGCCGTACGCCCCGCCCGTCCGGCCTCCGCGCCCCGGGCCACCGTACGGCGGGCGGACGCGGGCCGGGACCCGAGCTCAGACGCGGCGGGTCTTCGACAGGGTCGCGTAGACGATGATGTTGTCGGTGTAGTGGCCGGTCTTGCGGTTGTAGACACCGCCGCAGGTGATCAGCCGCAGGGTGGCCTCACCGGTGTTGCCGTAGACCCGCTTCGACGGGAACGCCTTCTTGCTGACCTGCTCCACGCCGTCGACCGTGAACTCCGCGATGGTCTTGTCCGACCGCGACACCTTGATCGTGTCCCCGCGCCTGACCTCCTTCAGCCGGCTGAAGACGGCGGCCCCGCTCCGGGTGTTCACATGCCCCAGGATCACCGAGGGCCCCTGCTGGCCGGGGATCGGCCCGTGCTTGTACCAGCCCGCCTGGTTCGGCCTGCTCAGCGGAGGGGTCTGGATCTCCTTCTTGGCGTCCACCCCCAGCGCCATCAGCGGAGCCAGCAGGCCGATCTTCGAAATGGCGATCCGGTACGGCTTCACCCCGGCGCTCTTGAGCGGCTCCGGTGGCTGGACGACGGGCAACGGCGGGGGCGCCGTGGGCGCGGCGGCCGTCAACGGCACATCCAGCCCACCCGGCCCCACCGCCGACGGCAGTGCCAGCTCGGGGTTCTGCTGCTCCACCGGCGCGGGGTTCTGCTGCTCCACCGGCGTGACGTTCTGCGATTCAGTGGCACTCACCGCCTGGGGCGCCGGAGGCCCGTAGAGCTCCTCGTCAGCCACTGGGGTCATGTAGGTGAGCAGACCTGCCATGATCACACCGACCCCGCCGAGAGACCCCACCACGAGCAGCGCGGGTAGCAACATGCCCCCGCTGCTCTTCGGGGCATGGCCATCCCCGTAACGGGGGTCGGAAGCACCGTAGTAGGGATCGGGACCGCCCTGCGAAGGCCCTGGATACATCGCGCCTCCTACCTAATCTCGACCACGCGCGTAGGCCGCCCGCCGCCGCTTCAACGCCACCCCACCCATGACGCTTCCAAGAAGCATTGCCGTTCCACCACCGACCAGCGCCATTCCAGAGGGGCCGCCCCCAGGACCCTCACCGGTCTGAGCACCACCCTCGGGAGTAACGGTCACCTGCGGAGTGGTCGGCGTGGCCCTCGTGGGCGTGACGGTGGCCGTCACGGTGAGGGTCGGCTTGGGCGTCGAACTCGTGGTCGAGCGGGCGGTAGAGGTGACCGTGAGAGTGACCGTGGGGGTGCTCCTTGCAGTATTCGTGGGAGTAGGCGTGGGACTGCACGTCGGAGTGCCCGTGGGAGTACACGTCGGGGTCGTCGACGGAGTGGTCGACGGAGTGGTCGTGGGGGTGCTTGTTGGAGTGGACGTGGGATCACAGGTTGGAGTTCTTGACGGTGTCGCCGACGGACCGGTCGTCGGGGTCCCCGTGGGAGTGGTCGTCGGCGTGCCGGTCGGGGTCCCCGTGGGAGTCGGGGTCCCCGTGGGAGTGGTCGTCGGCGTGCCCGACGGGAGCCCCGTGGGAGTGCCGGTCGGGGTCCCCGTGGGAGTGATCGTCGGCGTGCCCGACGGGAGCCCCGTCGGCATACACGTCGGGTTGCCGGTGCTGGTCGGATCCGGTGAGGGAGTCCCGGTCGAGCCCTCCGCGATGGTGACGTCCACTGAGACCGGCGTACTGACGAGCGTGCAGGTGGCCCGGTATTGCTTCGGCGGGGCCGCCAACTCTCGCGTGATCACCCGGAAAGCGTCGAGCTGGCCCCACTTGCCCTGTTCATCGTTCACGACCTGGACGAGATGCTGGCCGTAGCCGAGCCCCCGGAACTTCCACAGAGTCAACCCGCCCTTACCGGCGGCATTCGTCGGCGTGCCGTCGGCGTTTTTCGAGGCGTCGACATAGGCAGGCGTGGCTTCCTTGCCATCGATATAGAACCGGACTTTCCCCGCCCGGTGGTCACGCTGAGCGACGTACTCGATCCCCGTGCCGGTGAACGTGAAGGAGGCCGTAGCGCCCTTGACCACCGTGCGGTGAAGATCGTAGTGGTAGTCGTTGTTATTCGCCGGCTGGTCGTTACGGTCGGCCCAGCGCCCTCCGGAGTAGCTCACCCGCGAGTCGTCATCGTTGACCATGACCTCGCCTGCCGGCGGCGTGAAGTCCACGAACAGCTTCTGGGGCGTGACCTTGACCTTTCCCGCCCGGTCGGTGTGAGCGAAGTCGGAGATCGCCTCGGGAAGCTTCAGAACGGAACCGGGCTGGAGTTGGCCGGACTGGTCCACGCTTCCCGTGGGCTGGAGGACGCCACTCCAGCCGCCGGAGAGTTGCACGTTTCCAGTGACCGTGGCCTTGCCCCCGGGGGCGAAGTAGTCCGGAGAACCGAACCTGGCCACGTCCTTGTAGTTGAGTGTCCAGCCGATGTTGAGCGGATCTCCGACCGAGAGCGTCGTGGGGATGGAGACCTTGGTGCGGAGGCTCACTGGACCGTTCTGCGCGATCCCGCCGGTGCATCGGTAATCGACCGTGAGCTCGGCGGTGCTGGCACCCGCCGGACCAGGGAGCAAAGTGACCAGCGCGCCGCCCACTATGACCAGGGCTGAAACCGCGACAGACTTACGGGGCCCAGAGCGCCATCGAACCACCACATACTCCGATCACGAGGGCCCGCCAGTAACAGGTGCACCCACAGCAAACCAAGAGTAGATCGTACGATTTTCACCATCTTCAGCGCAGCGAGATGATGGACTCACATAAGACCGTGGCGCACTTGTAATCTACGCATATCCCCCATCACAACCGAAGCCTCAACGTCACGGGCTGGGTGTACCTGGAAGTAACAGAATCGTATTCTGGTCCACGGAGCCCCAAGGAGGCAGTCAATGCAGCGAGACCTCTTCGAGGAGGAGCACGAGCTCTTCCGTGAGACCGTGCGCGAGTTCCTGGCCCGTGAGGTCGTGCCCCATCACGCACAGTGGGAGAAGGACGGCATCGTCCCCCGTGAAGTGTGGAAGAAGGCCGGCGAGATCGGGATGTTCGGCTTCGGGGTGCCGGAGGAGTACGGCGGGGCGGGGATCACGGACTTCCGCTACAACAGCGTGATCCTTGAGGAGGTCATCAGGATCGGCGCGTCCGGCCTGGGCTTCTCGCTGCACAACGACGTGATGGCGCCGTACTTCGTCGACCTCACCAACGACGAGCAGAAGGGCCGCTGGCTGCCCGGGTTCGCCAGTGGCGAGCTCATCACGGCCGTCGCGATGACGGAGCCCGGCGCGGGCAGCGACCTGCAGGGCATCAGGACGACCGCCCTGCGCGAGGGCGACCACTACGTGGTCAACGGCCAGAAGACCTTCATCACCAACGGCATCAACTCCGACCTGGTCGTCGTGGTCGCCAAGACCGACCCGGCCGCGGGCGCCCGGGGGACCTCCCTGCTCGTCGTCGAACGGGGCATGGAGGGCTTCAGCCGGGGCCGCAACCTTGAGAAGATCGGCATGCACGCCCAGGACACCGCGGAGCTGTTCTTCGACAACGTCCGGGTCCCCGCGGCCAATCTGCTGGGCGAGGAGGAGGGCCAGGGCTTCTTCCAGCTCATGGCCAACCTGCCACAGGAGCGGCTGTCGATCGCGGTCATGGCCGTGGCCGCGGCCGAGACCGTCCTGCGGACGACCATCGACTACTGCAAGAGCCGCACGGCCTTCGGCCGCAGCATCGGCAGCTTCCAGAACACCCGCTTCGTCCTGGCGGAGCTGGACACCGAGGTGGAGATCGCCCGTCACTACGTCGACAAGTGCGTCCGGGCCCTCAATGCCAAGGAGCTGAGCGTCGTCGACGCCGCCAAGGCCAAGTGGTGGACCACCGAGCTGCAGACCAAGGTGATCGACCGCTGCCTCCAGCTCCACGGCGGCTACGGCTACATGATGGAGTATCCCGTCGCCAAGGCCTGGATCGACAGCCGGGTCCAGACCATCTACGGCGGCACGACCGAGATCATGAAGGAGATCATCGGCCGCTCCTTCGGCTTCTGAGGCTCCCGCTCCGGCCGCTTTCGGCGCTCCACGGCGGACCATCCGCACCACAGCGGACCATCCGCACCACAGCGGACCGCTCCCCCTCGGACGGACGCCCCCCCACGACAGGACCGTCGCACGAGGAACCACCGCACAGAACCGCCGCACGAGGAACCACCGCACAGAACCGCCGCACGAGGAACCACCACACGGGGCCACCGCGCGAGGAGACCACCACACGACGGGACCGCTGCGCCCTCTGGTGACGCGGCGGTCCCGTCGTGACGGCCCGGCCGTCAGTCGGCGACGAGCTCCTCGATCTGGACGGCCTGCCCGTCCTTGATCGTCACCTTGGCGTAGAGGGAGGTGCCCGCCTTGAGCGCCTTCTTCAGCTGCTCCACGGTGCACTTGTGCGGGAGGTCGCCCTGCTTGCAGATGCTGCCCTGCACGTCGAGCACCACCGTGAACGGCGTGAGCTCCGCCTTCTGTGCCTTCTCCCCCTCGGGCGCCACCGTGATCGAGCCCGCCCCCTGGAGCTGGACGTCTCCCACCAGCACGGCGTCGGTCTCCCTCGGCAGCATCCCGTCGCCCGGCGACGCCGAGGCCGACGCCGACGCCGACTCCGACGGCTGGGGCTCCTGCGAGGCGGGGGGCTGCGACACCGACGCGGAGGCGGACACCGAGGCGGACGCGGTGGGCGTCGCCGAGGCGGCGGACGTCTCCCCTCCTGCCGAGCAGGCGGACAGGCCGGCGGCGAAGGCCGCCGCCAGCAGAATGCGCGTTACCGTCAAGGATCTGTTCACGTCGCGCAACGATGCCATGGAACGCGAGTCCGTGCTCAATCGCCGCGAGATCGGCACCGGGGACGCATACTGGTCAGCGAAGGCTCCCCAGAGGCGGTGTTGATGGACAGCGGACTGATCCTGCTGATCTTCCTGGCGTTCCTGTTCGCCTGGGGGCTCAACCGGGTCCGGCGGACCCTACGGCTCGGCCCGGTCGCCTACGCGGGCGTCATGGTGGTGTTCGTCCTGGTGATGCTCGCCATGTGGGGCCAGACGTTCCGATAGCGTCCAACCATCGCCTCCAGCAGGGCGTGCGGCTCCGGCCCCACCTTGGACCGGACGCTCCGCCTCGGCCGGGCCGGGCCGGGCCGGC
Coding sequences:
- a CDS encoding serine hydrolase domain-containing protein; translated protein: MKRTRIAAAALALAALVPAVGTPALAAAVATPATAVRTEVPPIDSAALERSIAGLPAPDATAAEVRVGGSKGSWHGVTGVTDLRTERPAKEGARFRTGSVTKILTVAVVLQLVAEGELSLDGTVQEYLPGLLPADYPAVKVGQLLNHTSGLPAPKSGDGFEWVYATRFKKWTPEEYVGKAVENPIEFTPGTRQHYLNTNTFVAGMLIEKVTGRSYEHEVTTRILRPVGMRDSYLPGDSIRIRGRHNHGYQVVPEGFQDAIEYGQAHVVDMTETSVTSTWASGDLISTTADLERFVKALFRGKVVPAAQLKHMFTVPKVTMYGGDQPAVHTSGLTRLELPGGIVAFGKTGARYGSASGVGATRDLSRTVVYSINSTDAKAAGQNQRGLGIALAAFVG
- a CDS encoding class F sortase — its product is MLLPALLVVGSLGGVGVIMAGLLTYMTPVADEELYGPPAPQAVSATESQNVTPVEQQNPAPVEQQNPELALPSAVGPGGLDVPLTAAAPTAPPPLPVVQPPEPLKSAGVKPYRIAISKIGLLAPLMALGVDAKKEIQTPPLSRPNQAGWYKHGPIPGQQGPSVILGHVNTRSGAAVFSRLKEVRRGDTIKVSRSDKTIAEFTVDGVEQVSKKAFPSKRVYGNTGEATLRLITCGGVYNRKTGHYTDNIIVYATLSKTRRV
- a CDS encoding acyl-CoA dehydrogenase family protein — encoded protein: MQRDLFEEEHELFRETVREFLAREVVPHHAQWEKDGIVPREVWKKAGEIGMFGFGVPEEYGGAGITDFRYNSVILEEVIRIGASGLGFSLHNDVMAPYFVDLTNDEQKGRWLPGFASGELITAVAMTEPGAGSDLQGIRTTALREGDHYVVNGQKTFITNGINSDLVVVVAKTDPAAGARGTSLLVVERGMEGFSRGRNLEKIGMHAQDTAELFFDNVRVPAANLLGEEEGQGFFQLMANLPQERLSIAVMAVAAAETVLRTTIDYCKSRTAFGRSIGSFQNTRFVLAELDTEVEIARHYVDKCVRALNAKELSVVDAAKAKWWTTELQTKVIDRCLQLHGGYGYMMEYPVAKAWIDSRVQTIYGGTTEIMKEIIGRSFGF
- a CDS encoding NAD(P)-dependent oxidoreductase; this encodes MSEIIVFGAGGRAGRAAVAEALRRGHRVTAVVRDPAGHGDLVADGVRVVAGDVTDADGVARLAEGHGAAINAAADLGSQPDVFFPAASRALLDGLARAGVDRLVAVGLASGLKSESGALLMDTPGYPQEYRGFYLGHAAGTEVLCTATTALDWVVLSPAGDFDHGGARTGRYRQAAGDAASRISYADFAIALLDEIDTPRHHRTHLGVEEG